From one Microbacterium sp. 10M-3C3 genomic stretch:
- a CDS encoding isochorismatase family protein, whose translation MTRALFIVDVQNDFTERGALGVEGGDAVAERITRFLHAHAGDYAMIVASRDWHHGDDDNGGHFSDHPDFIDTWPVHCVGGTFGADYDEVFDTSAVTHHLKKGQGKPAYSLFEGVDGEGRTATDLLEHAGIRDIDVVGLATDYCVRASALDALKAGRGVRVFRDLVAGVHADRSAAALDEIRAAGGVVADSGV comes from the coding sequence ATGACGCGAGCCCTGTTCATCGTCGATGTGCAGAACGACTTCACCGAGCGCGGCGCCCTGGGCGTCGAGGGCGGTGACGCGGTCGCCGAGCGCATCACGCGCTTCCTGCACGCCCACGCCGGCGATTACGCGATGATCGTCGCCTCGCGGGACTGGCACCACGGCGACGACGACAACGGCGGCCATTTCTCCGATCATCCCGATTTCATCGACACGTGGCCGGTGCACTGCGTGGGCGGTACGTTCGGCGCCGACTACGACGAGGTGTTCGACACGTCCGCCGTCACGCACCACCTGAAGAAGGGGCAGGGCAAGCCCGCCTACTCGCTGTTCGAGGGCGTGGACGGCGAGGGCCGCACGGCGACCGACCTGCTCGAGCACGCTGGCATCCGCGACATCGACGTCGTCGGGCTGGCGACCGACTACTGCGTGCGCGCGTCGGCGCTCGACGCGCTGAAGGCCGGGCGCGGCGTGCGCGTCTTCCGCGACCTCGTCGCGGGCGTCCACGCGGATCGCAGCGCCGCGGCGCTCGACGAGATCCGCGCGGCAGGCGGCGTCGTCGCCGACTCCGGCGTGTGA
- a CDS encoding DUF1345 domain-containing protein yields the protein MDHPTPPPGAQGHTPERDFTDRRHRAGWRVGALFAITAVVTIVVGAVGSWAYAPAIGWIAGAATYSLVTWLTILRLDATQTARHASREDPTRRVAQTLLVVASLASFGAIGLVLAESGNVSSEAARFQLAAVALVTVAASWFLIHVLFTLRYAKAYFLHGGGIDFNQSEPPDYRDFAYLAFTLGMTYQVSDTTLTSSLMRREALRHALLSFLFGVVVLAATINLVSSLVNS from the coding sequence GTGGATCATCCGACTCCACCCCCGGGCGCGCAGGGACACACCCCCGAGCGCGACTTCACCGACCGACGCCACCGGGCGGGGTGGCGGGTCGGCGCGCTCTTCGCGATCACCGCCGTCGTCACGATCGTCGTCGGGGCGGTCGGATCGTGGGCGTATGCGCCCGCGATCGGGTGGATCGCCGGCGCGGCGACCTACTCGCTGGTCACGTGGCTGACGATCCTGCGGCTGGATGCGACGCAGACGGCGCGGCACGCGAGCCGCGAGGATCCGACCCGGCGGGTCGCCCAGACCCTCCTCGTCGTCGCGAGTCTCGCGAGCTTCGGCGCGATCGGCCTCGTGCTGGCGGAGTCGGGGAACGTCTCCAGCGAAGCCGCGCGTTTCCAGCTCGCCGCGGTCGCGCTCGTGACGGTCGCCGCGTCGTGGTTCCTCATCCACGTGCTCTTCACGCTCCGCTACGCCAAGGCCTACTTCCTGCACGGCGGCGGCATCGACTTCAACCAGTCCGAGCCGCCGGACTACCGCGACTTCGCGTATCTCGCGTTCACGCTCGGGATGACCTACCAGGTGTCGGACACGACACTCACGAGCAGTCTCATGCGGCGCGAGGCGCTGCGGCACGCGCTGCTGTCGTTCCTGTTCGGCGTGGTGGTGCTCGCGGCCACGATCAACCTCGTCTCGAGCCTCGTCAACAGCTGA
- the tmk gene encoding dTMP kinase gives MSAGLFVTLEGGDGAGKTTQARMLEDWLVASGRTVVRTREPGGTDVGVLIRDIVLHHRGDIAPRAEALLYAADRAHHVASIVRPALERGDVVVQDRYLDSSVAYQGAGRVLDGDEVRQLSLWATGGLLPDLTVLLDLDPARARARLDADDKPFDRLESERDDFHARVREAFLALAAAEPERFLVLDAARAPEELGADIRARVSALLA, from the coding sequence GTGAGCGCGGGCCTGTTCGTCACGCTCGAGGGCGGCGACGGCGCGGGCAAGACGACCCAGGCGCGGATGCTGGAGGACTGGCTCGTCGCGTCCGGCCGCACCGTCGTGCGCACGCGCGAGCCGGGCGGCACCGACGTCGGCGTGCTGATCCGCGACATCGTCCTGCACCATCGCGGCGACATCGCGCCGCGGGCCGAAGCGCTCCTGTACGCCGCCGATCGCGCCCACCACGTGGCATCCATCGTGCGTCCCGCACTCGAGCGCGGCGACGTCGTGGTGCAGGACCGCTACCTCGACTCCTCGGTCGCCTACCAGGGTGCGGGCCGCGTGCTCGACGGCGACGAGGTCCGTCAGCTGTCGCTGTGGGCGACGGGCGGCCTTCTGCCCGATCTGACGGTGCTGCTCGACCTCGACCCCGCGCGGGCGCGGGCGCGACTGGACGCCGACGACAAGCCGTTCGATCGGCTCGAGTCCGAGCGCGACGACTTCCACGCGCGCGTGCGGGAGGCGTTCCTCGCGCTCGCCGCCGCCGAGCCCGAGCGCTTCCTCGTGCTCGACGCCGCCCGCGCGCCCGAGGAGCTCGGCGCCGACATCCGCGCGCGCGTGTCCGCTCTGCTCGCGTGA
- a CDS encoding TadE family type IV pilus minor pilin, which yields MRRPRRGLGERGAVSAEFAVATPALLLVVLLGVGALGVGARQVRLQDATADAARLVARGEDLGRAEAVVAAVGGRLEVVERGDLVCAVARAPAPIGFLPAPSAESCALAGGR from the coding sequence ATGCGCCGCCCGCGTCGAGGACTCGGCGAGCGCGGCGCGGTGTCGGCCGAGTTCGCGGTCGCCACTCCCGCGCTGCTGCTGGTCGTGCTCCTCGGCGTGGGCGCGCTCGGCGTCGGCGCGCGTCAGGTGCGCCTGCAGGACGCGACGGCGGATGCGGCGCGCCTCGTCGCCCGCGGCGAAGACCTCGGTCGCGCGGAGGCCGTCGTCGCGGCCGTCGGCGGGCGGCTCGAGGTCGTCGAACGCGGCGATCTCGTGTGCGCCGTGGCGCGCGCCCCCGCCCCGATCGGGTTCCTGCCCGCACCGTCGGCGGAGTCGTGCGCCCTCGCGGGAGGCCGCTGA
- a CDS encoding efflux RND transporter permease subunit, with product MSATDAPTRRARRADDSRPERPSGRVPRWLRILLPTVLILVWFAGGSIGGPYFGKVEEVSTNDQSSFLPQSADATTVNERLADFLGEGSIPAVVLVEADAALTDAQLTQLQTLADDLAQEPDVVDEVSPPVVSEDGRAVQIFVPLDSGGEVRDAVEALRSTVASDVPDGLRAWVTGPAGFTADLAEGFLGIDGLLLLVALAAVFVILIVVYRSPLLPILVLLTSVFALCVALLTVWWLAYAGIVVLNGQVQGILFILVIGAATDYALLYVARFREAVADGLARWDATLRAWRGAFEPILASGGTVIAGLLCLLLSDLASNRALGPIASIGIVFAMLAALTFLPALLLAVGRGAFWPFIPKQPVTPLADDLSGPVRGVWARLARFVTRHARPVWIVSTIVLLIGCVGLTQLRAEGVPASDLVLGASEARDGQAALAEHFPAGSGSPVYVLLDEDRAADAVTVLEDASGIDSVAIVAADSPTGQAPVSVEGGALAVSAFGPPGTPAPAPTVSDGQVLLAATLADAADSDAAETTVRDLREALDADLGAGTALVGGETAIDVDTNDTSIRDRTLIIPVILGVVLVILMLLLRAIVAPVLLILSTVLSFGTALGVSALVFDYGFGFPGADPSVPLYGFVFLVALGIDYNIFLMSRVREESLAHGTRPGIRRGLVSTGGVITSAGLVLASTFAALGVIPILFLAQIAFIVAFGVLLDTFVVRSLLVPALALDIGRAIWWPSTLARRPEPAAATAARGAVDPAHPRRAARRTRGS from the coding sequence ATGTCCGCGACCGATGCCCCCACGCGCCGCGCGCGGCGCGCCGACGACAGCCGCCCCGAGCGCCCCAGCGGCCGCGTCCCGCGGTGGCTGCGCATCCTGCTGCCCACCGTCCTGATCCTCGTCTGGTTCGCCGGCGGGTCGATCGGCGGGCCGTACTTCGGCAAGGTCGAGGAGGTCTCCACCAACGACCAGTCGTCGTTCCTGCCGCAGTCGGCCGACGCCACGACGGTCAACGAGCGCCTCGCCGACTTCCTGGGCGAGGGAAGCATCCCGGCGGTCGTCCTCGTGGAAGCGGACGCAGCGCTCACCGACGCGCAGCTGACGCAGCTGCAGACACTCGCCGACGATCTCGCGCAGGAGCCCGATGTCGTCGACGAGGTGTCGCCGCCGGTCGTGAGCGAGGACGGCCGTGCCGTGCAGATCTTCGTGCCGTTGGACAGCGGGGGAGAGGTGCGCGACGCCGTGGAGGCGCTCCGCTCCACCGTCGCCTCCGACGTCCCCGACGGGCTGCGCGCGTGGGTGACCGGGCCGGCGGGGTTCACCGCCGACCTGGCAGAGGGCTTCCTCGGCATCGACGGGCTGCTGCTCCTCGTCGCCCTCGCCGCGGTGTTCGTGATCCTGATCGTCGTCTACCGCTCACCTCTGCTGCCGATCCTCGTCCTCCTCACCTCGGTGTTCGCGCTGTGTGTCGCGCTCCTGACGGTGTGGTGGCTCGCGTACGCCGGCATCGTCGTGCTCAACGGACAGGTGCAGGGCATCCTGTTCATCCTCGTGATCGGGGCGGCGACCGACTACGCGCTGCTGTACGTCGCGCGCTTCCGCGAGGCCGTCGCCGACGGGCTCGCCCGCTGGGACGCGACGCTGCGTGCGTGGCGCGGCGCGTTCGAGCCGATCCTCGCCTCCGGCGGCACGGTCATCGCGGGCCTGCTGTGCCTGCTGCTCTCCGACCTCGCCAGCAACCGCGCCCTCGGTCCGATCGCGTCGATCGGCATCGTCTTCGCGATGCTCGCCGCGCTGACCTTCCTTCCCGCCCTGCTCCTCGCGGTGGGCCGCGGCGCCTTCTGGCCGTTCATCCCGAAGCAGCCGGTCACGCCGCTCGCCGACGACCTCTCGGGCCCGGTCCGCGGGGTGTGGGCGCGGCTCGCCCGATTCGTCACCCGGCACGCGCGGCCGGTGTGGATCGTCAGCACGATCGTGCTGCTCATCGGATGCGTCGGTCTCACGCAGCTGCGCGCCGAGGGTGTGCCCGCGAGCGACCTCGTGCTGGGCGCATCCGAGGCCCGCGACGGTCAGGCCGCGCTCGCCGAGCACTTCCCGGCAGGGTCGGGGAGCCCCGTGTACGTCCTCCTCGACGAGGACCGTGCCGCCGACGCCGTGACGGTGCTCGAGGACGCGAGCGGCATCGACAGCGTCGCGATCGTGGCGGCCGACTCGCCCACCGGGCAGGCGCCCGTGTCGGTCGAGGGCGGTGCGCTGGCGGTGAGCGCGTTCGGCCCGCCCGGAACGCCGGCGCCCGCGCCGACGGTGTCGGACGGGCAGGTGCTGCTTGCCGCCACGCTCGCCGATGCCGCCGACTCGGATGCGGCGGAGACGACGGTGCGCGACCTGCGGGAGGCGCTCGATGCCGACCTCGGTGCCGGTACCGCGCTCGTGGGCGGCGAGACGGCGATCGACGTCGACACGAACGACACGTCGATCCGCGACCGCACGCTCATCATCCCCGTGATCCTCGGCGTCGTGCTCGTCATCCTCATGCTGCTGCTCCGCGCGATCGTCGCCCCCGTGCTGCTGATCCTCAGCACCGTGCTGTCGTTCGGCACGGCCCTCGGGGTCAGCGCGCTCGTCTTCGACTACGGCTTCGGGTTCCCGGGCGCCGACCCCTCGGTGCCGCTGTACGGGTTCGTCTTCCTCGTCGCGCTCGGCATCGACTACAACATCTTCCTGATGTCGCGCGTGCGGGAGGAGTCGCTCGCGCACGGCACGCGGCCGGGCATCCGGCGGGGGCTCGTGTCCACGGGCGGCGTCATCACATCGGCCGGTCTCGTCCTCGCCTCGACGTTCGCGGCGCTCGGGGTCATCCCGATCCTCTTCCTCGCGCAGATCGCGTTCATCGTCGCGTTCGGCGTGCTGCTGGACACGTTCGTCGTCCGGTCGCTCCTCGTGCCCGCGCTCGCGCTCGACATCGGGCGTGCGATCTGGTGGCCGTCCACGCTCGCCCGTCGTCCTGAGCCGGCCGCAGCGACCGCGGCACGCGGCGCCGTGGACCCGGCGCATCCGCGGCGTGCAGCTCGACGCACGCGCGGATCGTGA
- a CDS encoding Rv3654c family TadE-like protein — MPGTVAAVGGAGLLAATVVALCAVAGASAHAQKVAAAADAAALAAADAASGAVPGVPCERAAEVADAAGASVVRCDVDGLIATVAVSAPWGALPAEAIARAGPPP, encoded by the coding sequence ATGCCCGGGACGGTCGCCGCCGTCGGCGGCGCGGGGCTTCTGGCCGCGACCGTCGTCGCGCTGTGCGCGGTGGCCGGTGCATCCGCGCACGCGCAGAAGGTGGCGGCGGCCGCGGATGCGGCGGCGCTGGCCGCGGCCGACGCCGCGAGCGGGGCCGTTCCCGGCGTGCCGTGCGAGCGCGCCGCGGAGGTCGCCGACGCCGCCGGCGCGAGCGTCGTCCGCTGCGACGTGGACGGCCTCATCGCCACCGTCGCGGTGTCGGCGCCGTGGGGCGCGCTCCCCGCCGAGGCGATCGCGCGCGCCGGCCCGCCGCCGTGA
- a CDS encoding alpha/beta hydrolase, with amino-acid sequence MSAVRARALAALGLVAVLATTLSACFFAPAPMPSSSPDVSGVSAELLPYYGQQLDWQRCENDRFDCATVTAPRDWADPSAGALDVAIIRQRATAGERVGSLLVNPGGPGVSGYDFVRDASAQLVPPDVAQHYDVIGFDPRGVGRSSAVSCTDAAGLDAFLYGIPDGTRGSAQWDESASQEAERFADACEANSDGLLPYISTADAARDMDLIRAVLGDTTLNYLGYSWGTALGARYADLFPQRVGRMVLDGAMDPSVPGSLVGAEQAIGFEKSLRAFFADCGDREDCPYAGSVDDKLADLGALLSRVDRRPVPAEDGRRVGADTLLTGIVSTLYSPGSWVLLRQALADVENGDPTTILASADAYNERIDGVYVSNSTEAFTAYNCMDYPQDSAELQQQAQDRVAAEAPVTAPYWFGVDVCASWPVPPTGVRAPVSAPGAAPILVIGTTGDPATPYVWAQSLAAQLESGVLITRVGEGHTGYNQGNTCVDDAVDAYLVDGTAPTSDLRCG; translated from the coding sequence GTGAGCGCGGTCCGCGCGCGCGCTCTCGCGGCGCTCGGCCTCGTCGCCGTGCTCGCGACCACGCTGTCGGCGTGCTTCTTCGCGCCGGCGCCGATGCCGAGCAGCTCCCCGGATGTCAGCGGCGTCTCCGCCGAGCTGCTGCCCTACTACGGCCAGCAGCTCGACTGGCAGCGCTGCGAGAACGACCGCTTCGACTGTGCGACGGTCACGGCGCCGCGCGACTGGGCGGACCCGTCCGCCGGCGCCCTCGACGTCGCCATCATCCGGCAGCGGGCGACCGCCGGCGAGCGCGTCGGGTCGCTGCTGGTCAACCCCGGTGGCCCGGGGGTCAGCGGGTACGACTTCGTGCGCGATGCATCCGCGCAGCTCGTGCCGCCCGACGTCGCACAGCACTACGACGTCATCGGGTTCGACCCGCGCGGTGTGGGCCGCTCGTCGGCGGTGTCGTGCACGGATGCGGCGGGGCTGGACGCGTTCCTGTACGGCATCCCGGACGGCACGCGCGGGTCGGCGCAGTGGGATGAATCGGCCTCGCAGGAGGCGGAGCGCTTCGCCGATGCGTGCGAGGCCAACAGCGACGGACTGCTGCCCTACATCTCCACGGCCGACGCTGCGCGCGACATGGACCTCATCCGCGCCGTGCTCGGCGACACGACGCTGAACTACCTGGGCTACTCGTGGGGGACGGCGCTCGGCGCCCGCTACGCCGACCTGTTCCCGCAGCGCGTGGGGCGCATGGTGCTCGATGGTGCGATGGACCCGTCGGTGCCGGGTTCGCTCGTCGGCGCGGAGCAGGCGATCGGCTTCGAGAAGAGCCTGCGCGCGTTCTTCGCCGACTGCGGCGACCGCGAGGACTGCCCGTACGCGGGCAGCGTCGACGACAAGCTCGCCGACCTCGGCGCCCTGCTCTCCCGCGTCGACCGGCGGCCGGTGCCGGCGGAGGACGGCCGCCGTGTGGGGGCCGACACGCTCCTGACCGGGATCGTCTCGACGCTGTACTCGCCCGGGTCGTGGGTGCTCCTGCGACAGGCGCTGGCCGATGTCGAGAACGGCGACCCGACGACGATCCTCGCCTCGGCCGACGCCTACAACGAGCGGATCGACGGGGTCTACGTGTCGAATTCGACGGAGGCGTTCACGGCCTACAACTGCATGGACTATCCCCAGGACTCCGCCGAGCTGCAGCAGCAGGCGCAGGACCGCGTCGCTGCCGAAGCGCCGGTGACGGCGCCGTACTGGTTCGGCGTCGACGTCTGCGCGTCGTGGCCGGTACCGCCCACCGGCGTGCGCGCGCCCGTGAGCGCCCCCGGCGCGGCGCCGATCCTCGTGATCGGCACGACGGGCGACCCGGCCACACCCTACGTGTGGGCGCAGTCGCTGGCGGCGCAGCTGGAATCGGGCGTGCTGATCACGCGCGTGGGCGAGGGGCACACCGGCTACAACCAGGGCAACACGTGCGTCGACGACGCCGTGGACGCGTACCTCGTCGACGGCACGGCACCGACCTCCGACCTCCGGTGCGGATGA
- a CDS encoding DNA polymerase III subunit delta' produces the protein MTSLAAPAPWDAVWGQDEAVRVLRNAAEDPAALTHAWLIVGPPGSGRSTLARAFAAALIAEPGDTAAQNQVLAGTHPDLTALRTEQVVIRIDEARRLVERAYFAPSIGRYRVIVVEDADRMTERTSNVLLKALEEPPEHTIWVLCAPSDADLLPTIRSRVRVLRLREPEVDDVAALIVQRTGVDAATAEQSARHAQRHIGMAQRLATDADARARRDATLSAVLRVRGIGDAVEVAGEIVRVATEDAKALTAERDREEREALLRMLGVAEGAAVPPAVRSQVSALEDDQKRRATRSLRDGIDRVLTDLQALYRDVIVLQFGRDGDLINREYAEALRALAADWSPQRTLIVLDRIAETRANLEQNVAPLLALESLLITVAIGLVP, from the coding sequence ATGACCAGCCTCGCCGCGCCCGCGCCGTGGGACGCGGTGTGGGGGCAGGACGAGGCCGTTCGCGTGCTGCGGAATGCCGCCGAGGATCCGGCGGCGCTCACGCACGCGTGGCTGATCGTCGGGCCGCCCGGATCGGGTCGGTCGACGCTCGCGCGCGCGTTCGCCGCCGCGCTCATCGCCGAGCCGGGCGACACCGCCGCGCAGAACCAGGTGCTCGCCGGCACGCACCCCGACCTGACAGCGCTGCGCACCGAGCAGGTCGTCATCCGCATCGACGAGGCGCGGCGGCTCGTCGAGCGGGCGTACTTCGCGCCGTCGATCGGGCGCTACCGGGTGATCGTCGTGGAGGACGCCGACCGCATGACCGAGCGCACGTCCAACGTGCTGCTCAAGGCGCTCGAGGAGCCGCCCGAGCACACCATCTGGGTGCTGTGCGCGCCGAGCGACGCCGACCTGCTCCCGACCATCCGCTCGCGCGTGCGCGTGCTGCGGCTGCGCGAGCCCGAGGTCGACGACGTCGCGGCGCTCATCGTGCAGCGGACGGGGGTGGATGCGGCGACCGCGGAGCAGTCCGCGCGCCACGCGCAGCGCCACATCGGCATGGCGCAGCGCCTCGCGACCGACGCCGACGCGCGCGCCCGCCGCGACGCGACCCTCAGCGCGGTGCTGCGCGTGCGGGGGATCGGCGACGCGGTCGAGGTGGCCGGCGAGATCGTCCGCGTCGCGACCGAAGACGCCAAGGCCCTGACCGCCGAGCGCGACCGCGAGGAGCGCGAGGCGCTGCTGCGCATGCTGGGGGTCGCCGAGGGTGCGGCGGTGCCGCCCGCCGTGCGCAGTCAGGTGTCGGCGCTCGAGGACGACCAGAAGCGGCGCGCCACCCGCAGCCTGCGCGACGGCATCGACCGTGTGCTCACCGATCTGCAGGCTCTGTACCGCGACGTGATCGTGCTGCAGTTCGGCCGCGACGGAGACCTCATCAACCGCGAGTACGCCGAGGCGCTGCGCGCGCTCGCCGCCGACTGGTCGCCGCAGCGCACGCTCATCGTGCTCGATCGCATCGCCGAGACGCGCGCGAACCTCGAGCAGAACGTCGCGCCCCTCCTCGCCCTCGAGAGCCTGCTCATCACCGTCGCGATCGGCCTCGTGCCGTGA
- the topA gene encoding type I DNA topoisomerase, whose translation MPQAKSSGSKAQPHGKKLVIVESPTKMRSIQGYLGDGYEVLSSVGHIRDLASKKDIPADKKAAYGKYSIDVENDFDPFYVVNDRKTKTVTELKRALKDADEVLLATDGDREGEAIAWHLLEVLKPKVPVRRMVFHEITKDAIREAVDHTRELDTSLVDAQETRRVLDRLYGWDVSPVLWRKVGSGREGQALSAGRVQSAATRLVVDRERERIAFVSASYWDVEATAVQSDSAFTTRLVRVDGAALARGTDFDDRGQLKKAVVALDEGAARLLAEAIAAAGEASVTAVEAKPGTRSPKPPFTTSTLQQEAGRKLSMSAKHAMSVAQRLYEKGYITYMRTDSTALSSQAVTAAREQAVALYGDKAVPPNPRVYRNNAKNAQEAHEAIRPSGEVFRTPASVASALDRDEQRLYDLVWKRTVASQMSDAKYETTTVTLRVQAGEQVAEFTASGTVYTFKGFLEAYEEGRDEKRGDADKSEDQSLPALAVGDVLRVRDVEPKGHATSPKPRYTEASLVKALEEKGIGRPSTFASIIDVILDRGYVTKRGQALVPSWLAFSVVRLLEQHFADLVDYDFTAALEDDLDRIARGEQKRSEWLRSFYFGSDDQVGLRNIVDNLGEIDARELNSTRITDTATLRFGKYGPYLEVVDPAQPDAKPRIVNIPDDLAPDELTPAKAQELIDAPVAGDRVLGENPENGKLVVVKDGRYGPYVQEVDPDEPDDVDEATGEVATKKKTAKKDAPKPRTASLFRSMSPETIDLDTALQLLTLPRIVGADPESGEEITAQNGRFGPYLKKGTDSRSLDSEQQIFDITLEEALVKYAEPKYGARRASSALKEFDNDPTSGKPIRLRDGRFGPYVTDGETNATIPRGENAMDVTFERAVQLLADKRAKGPAPKRTARKTTTTRKTPAKKS comes from the coding sequence GTGCCCCAGGCCAAGTCATCCGGCAGCAAAGCACAGCCTCACGGCAAGAAGCTCGTCATCGTGGAGTCCCCGACCAAGATGCGGTCGATCCAGGGCTACCTCGGCGACGGCTACGAGGTGCTGAGCTCGGTCGGGCACATCCGCGACCTCGCGAGCAAGAAGGACATCCCCGCGGACAAGAAGGCCGCCTACGGCAAGTACTCGATCGACGTCGAGAACGACTTCGACCCCTTCTACGTCGTCAACGATCGCAAGACGAAGACCGTCACCGAGCTCAAGCGCGCACTGAAGGATGCCGACGAGGTCCTGCTCGCCACCGATGGCGACCGCGAGGGAGAGGCCATCGCGTGGCACCTGCTCGAGGTGCTCAAGCCCAAGGTGCCGGTGCGGCGCATGGTGTTCCACGAGATCACGAAGGACGCCATCCGCGAGGCCGTCGACCACACGCGCGAGCTCGACACGTCGCTCGTCGACGCGCAGGAGACCCGCCGCGTGCTCGACCGCCTGTACGGCTGGGACGTCTCGCCCGTGCTGTGGCGCAAGGTCGGGTCGGGCCGCGAGGGGCAGGCGCTCAGCGCCGGCCGCGTGCAGTCGGCGGCCACCCGTCTCGTCGTCGACCGGGAGCGCGAGCGCATCGCGTTCGTCTCGGCGTCGTACTGGGACGTCGAGGCGACGGCGGTGCAGTCCGACAGCGCGTTCACGACCCGCCTCGTGCGGGTGGACGGTGCCGCGCTCGCCCGCGGCACCGATTTCGACGACCGCGGACAGCTGAAGAAGGCCGTCGTCGCGCTCGACGAGGGCGCCGCGCGCCTGCTCGCCGAGGCGATCGCTGCCGCCGGCGAGGCATCCGTGACCGCCGTGGAGGCCAAGCCCGGCACGCGCAGCCCCAAGCCCCCGTTCACGACGTCGACCCTGCAGCAGGAGGCCGGACGCAAGCTCTCGATGAGCGCCAAGCACGCGATGAGCGTCGCGCAGCGCCTCTACGAGAAGGGGTACATCACCTATATGCGCACCGACTCGACCGCCCTGTCGTCGCAGGCGGTCACGGCGGCGCGCGAGCAGGCGGTCGCCCTGTACGGCGACAAGGCCGTGCCGCCGAACCCGCGCGTGTACCGCAACAACGCCAAGAACGCCCAGGAGGCGCACGAGGCGATCCGCCCCTCCGGCGAGGTGTTCCGCACGCCGGCGTCCGTCGCGAGCGCGCTCGACCGCGACGAGCAGCGGCTGTATGACCTGGTGTGGAAGCGCACGGTCGCCAGCCAGATGTCCGACGCGAAGTACGAGACCACGACCGTGACCCTGCGCGTGCAGGCGGGGGAGCAGGTGGCCGAGTTCACCGCATCCGGCACCGTCTACACCTTCAAGGGCTTCCTCGAGGCCTATGAGGAAGGACGCGACGAGAAGCGCGGCGACGCCGACAAGAGCGAGGACCAGTCGCTCCCGGCCCTGGCCGTGGGCGACGTGCTGCGCGTGCGCGACGTCGAGCCGAAGGGTCACGCGACCTCCCCGAAGCCGCGGTACACCGAGGCCAGCCTCGTGAAAGCGCTCGAGGAGAAGGGCATCGGGCGTCCCTCGACGTTCGCGAGCATCATCGACGTGATCCTCGACCGCGGGTACGTCACCAAGCGCGGGCAGGCGCTCGTGCCCAGCTGGCTCGCGTTCAGCGTCGTGCGCCTGCTCGAGCAGCACTTCGCCGACCTCGTCGACTACGACTTCACCGCCGCGCTCGAGGACGACCTCGATCGCATCGCCCGCGGCGAGCAGAAGCGCAGCGAATGGCTCCGCTCCTTCTACTTCGGCTCCGACGACCAGGTGGGCCTGCGCAACATCGTCGACAATCTCGGCGAGATCGACGCCCGCGAGCTCAACTCCACGCGCATCACCGACACCGCGACGCTCCGCTTCGGCAAGTACGGCCCCTACCTCGAGGTCGTCGACCCCGCACAGCCCGACGCGAAGCCGCGCATCGTCAACATCCCGGACGACCTCGCTCCCGACGAGCTCACGCCCGCGAAGGCGCAGGAGCTCATCGACGCCCCCGTCGCCGGCGACCGCGTGCTCGGCGAGAACCCCGAGAACGGCAAGCTCGTCGTGGTGAAGGACGGCCGTTACGGTCCGTACGTGCAGGAGGTCGACCCCGACGAGCCGGACGACGTCGACGAGGCGACCGGCGAGGTCGCGACCAAGAAGAAGACGGCGAAGAAGGACGCGCCGAAGCCGCGCACCGCGTCGCTGTTCCGCTCCATGTCGCCCGAGACGATCGACCTCGACACCGCCCTGCAGCTGCTCACGCTGCCGCGCATCGTGGGCGCCGACCCCGAGTCGGGGGAGGAGATCACGGCGCAGAACGGCCGGTTCGGTCCGTACCTGAAGAAGGGCACCGATTCCCGATCGCTGGACTCCGAGCAGCAGATCTTCGACATCACGCTCGAGGAGGCGCTCGTGAAGTACGCCGAGCCGAAGTACGGCGCGCGTCGCGCGTCGAGCGCCCTCAAGGAGTTCGACAACGATCCGACCAGCGGCAAGCCGATCCGCCTGCGCGACGGCCGCTTCGGACCGTACGTCACCGACGGCGAGACGAACGCGACGATCCCGCGCGGCGAGAACGCGATGGACGTGACCTTCGAGCGGGCCGTGCAGCTGCTCGCCGACAAGCGCGCGAAGGGGCCCGCCCCCAAGCGCACGGCGCGCAAGACCACGACGACCCGCAAGACGCCGGCCAAGAAGTCGTGA